The Elaeis guineensis isolate ETL-2024a chromosome 11, EG11, whole genome shotgun sequence genomic interval CTAACCAAAAATACGGATTTTTGAACTCCCAAAGCCAAAAAGAGAtacagatgaattttttcttaggaGCTCTTCAACAGAGAGTAGTGTGAACCTAAAGCAAGCTTTCAAAAACCAAGCATTTTTAGCGTCCAATGAAtaaatgctctctctctctctgcatatatatacatatatctcccTATCTCACAAAACTCTGAAcaccaaaaattctaaaaacaGGGGACAACAAAAATGGGAGAAACATAAGACAGAGCCATTTCTATAGTAGCTACCCTTTTCCACTATGATTAAAAACTAaacgaaacaaaaaaaaaaaaaaaaagatttcttcACAAAATATATCAACTTTGAAGAAGAGCTCATCCCCAGCAACCGGCCACGAGACAGAAAACCTAGATTAGCGAAGCCTACTTTAGATGGCAAAGATGAGAACCGAACCCACCTGTCCCTTGCTTCGACCTCGAGAACATTCTCCCCGAAAGAGACCTCGGCATCCAGCGAGGCATCCAGGACCTCCACCGGGGGCGGCGCGGACCCCTTCTGGGAGTTGGAGTTCGAGTTGGGGCAGCTCCTCAGCGACACCGAGCCCACCGAGCCGGAATTCGCCTCTCTTGCCCCGGTTCGATGGCTAGGGTTATTAGGGTTGGCGGTGTCCTCCTTGGGGGCGGGGGGCGGGGGCTTCTCGAGGCGGCGGCTGCGGAGTTCGAGATAGGAAGAGGAGTCCGGGGTGGAGGGCGTCTGGAGGCGCTGGAGGGCGAGGGTGCGGGCGCGGGTGCGGACGCCGAGGGAGGACTGGGCAGAGACCTCCATCACCGCCACCTCCCCCGAGACCTTCGCCTTCCTCATGTACTTTCCCATGCCTATATCTATCTACCGCCAAGCTCTCATACCATACGACGGCTTTcacagagagacagagagagagagaggaagggtttCCACTTGTATTTGTAGTGGGGGACTGacgaggagagggagagaggaatgtGTACTTTGAATGTTTCGTGAGGGAAGGAGATATTTTGGGGAGAGATTGAATGGTGGCAAGTGTTGGAGAGATCCAAGGAGATGAATAGGTTTTGATTGGCTCAAATCCACCGCTGAACCGATAGACCCATACAATCATAAAGCggcatatataaaaaataaataataaaatatttctatcaaaaatatatatatatatatatacacatatatttgTGTATTGGACTTGTCCATCGGCCAAATGGTGGCCAGCCAATAATTGGTACAGAGAAACAAGATAAagttcttttgcttttttttgattttaggttTACCAATAATCTCTGTCTGTGGAAATGCGTCTTGGATGGAGGAAAATAAGTAATTAAAAAtctgtaatctttttatttttaaaaatatgatcgaGTAATACTATAAATGATTACATTTGTGCAGCAATGAAAATGCTTTGGTAGGTGGAAAGTTGATTGTTCACATTAATATCATTACAAGATTTCCTTTCCTTACGTGGTAAAAAAATTATGgtggataaataaaataaaaataattaaatttttaaatatttaatatttttatttgttaTCCCATCAAAGTTATTATAGCGTTAGgttctattaatttaatataaaatattcaaaatttttaaaaataatttagatattGAGTAATTTTAAAGATGCCTATTATGTCCATACAAAAACTTTTCATACTGCATGATGCAAGAAGATTTCGTGTGACACATTGGGTTGGATGATCATTAAGTTGACGGTAGGAggtttgaataattttttatatataaataataaatataataaattattatttttaaaaataaattcataCGATCAATGATATAAGATTTATGATTTGTAACCCAAAGATCAAAATACTATTGAAAATCTTAGAAGTACTGGCGTTTAAAAATTTATCCACTCAACACATAAGAACTATGCTTTGTAACTAAAGGATTCAGATCTCTTTATAATCTCGAAGGTGTTGATATTTTAAATCTCTCAATAATCTTGAAGGTGTTGATATTTTAAATCTCTCGATAATCTTGAAGGTGTTGATATTTTAAGTATTTATAATTAATGTTTGATAGCGTAACTGTTGCACTTTGTAACCTAAGGTTTTGGATATCTCAAAAATCTTAAAAGTGCTGAGATTTAGGTATTCTTATCAACGCATAATAATGATACTTTATGACCAAAGAGAtaaatttattgaaaattataaatgCATTAACATTTAGATATTTATGCTAGAATAATAATGCTATATAATCCAAGGGCTGGAATCTAAGTAATCTTAAAAGTGTTGATATTTTGATATTCATTTAGTAAATGTTTGACCACATAACACTTATGCTCGGTAATCAGAGGGTTCGAATCTATTGAAATCTTGAATATCGATGGCTTTTAGGAATATTCATGCAATCAAAGATCATGATGGCTGTGGACTGTAAAAGGGGAGTCTAAATCTAGCAAAAATAATGGTAATATTGATATTTAGATATTTGTGTAGCCAATAAAATtgaatctatcaaaaaaaaaattaccaatAAAAATCTAAGTATTATTGACATTTATATATCTATGCCGTCGATGCATGTATTTGTATTTTACTATGAGACACTTGTTAGCTTCTTTAAAATGCAAAAATTATTATCTTTTCAAATATCCTACTTCTAGGACTGATTTTGAGACATCGAAAAATGTTATATTCGAAGCATGATGTAATCTAGAGCAAATAAGATACTTaagtttgataatattttttccttatctcaacGTGTTATTAGCTTAAAGAGAGTATTCAAGGATACATTTTATGTTTTGATATCATAATTAATCAGTGATGAGAAAAATTTGACTACCTATTTCTGGATAGAAGAACATATTTATCCTAATCTTACCCTAGAGGAAAAGGTTAAAGATTTTTCTATTGCTAACTTAAAATCTAGAAAGGTGAATCTTCATAATAGTTGTAGATTTAATTTGCCCCTTCATTGTTGTCGTCATATTAgactttttatatttttctaaagaAGAATGCCGGTAGCATATGCAATGCTTCCACGTGTTATGTTAAATATAGATGCATCCCATTCCCTTATCTGAAGTCGACCAATTAATATGGTGCCTTACAAATAACTTAGCCTTCATGAATCATGTGAATTTCAAACATGTGGCACCAATCATTTACCTTAGGAAGCAACGGTGTTTGTACACCCATGACATCTTATCTCTATACTTGATTGTTCTTACTTGAGTCAAGATGCACATTATCCCAACAATAAATTGAAAATGCTAAATGAAATCAAttacatataaaaaattttgaattataatatataaaaatatgctaactaatcaatatttttattgataaattttaaacaAAGAATGGTAAGAATTGAATATGCAATAAGATATAGCTTTATTTATGATATCTAGTAAGTTTTGAGGATAAGAAGGAAGACATAAGTTTGGATAAAACTATTTGACCAAAATAAACTTGATCAAATAGTTTTATTCAGATTCTCAAAAAAACAAAATGAGTGAAAAGGTGGCTTCTAGCTTAAAAAAAGATTTTGTTTTCGAATTAATCCTCCTACTTATTTGCGCAATAAACAGGGTTACGTGAGACCAGGATTATTTATGAAATATCCAAACAGATATAATTCTTGGAGGATGCTGAAGTCTTGAGTCCTTGATCAGCGAACATCAATCACAGCTGGGTTCAGCAACAGATGAGCTCGAACGGTGTAATTTatgaatcaatattttaagttagTTCTATTGATGCGCCAATTTATCGTcaccttatttttattttatcataaagatAAAGTAATTTATCGAGAGTAACATAACGAGACGAAGAGAAATTGGGCAGAGGGATGTGACTTGACCTTCAAGTCATTGGATGCTCTTCCCTTATGGACAGGTGGAAAGCTACGTTGGTGCTGGTGGGAGTGGAGCCTCCCTCTCTCTACGTCTAAGTCTGAGTTCAAATTTCTTGGCGAAATGAATGCTGCCCTGGTAACCTCAAGGTTACCGTCACCACGGCACTTATATTTACTGGCTCATCAGCCTTGCTTTCCGATGGTTTGCTTCTCCTCCTAAGTCTCAACATGGATGAATAATCTTATAGACCATCTTAAAGGATGGTGTAGACCATcacctattttattaaatatacaagGGAGAAGGGAAAAGGTAACTATATACGTATAATGGACTTTTGGAAGAAGATCATGTTGCCCTACAaagttttctttatttttatacttATGAGGGATACAACTATCCAAATTTAAATACAAATTGCTGAAGATGATCTTTGCATTACAAAGATGCTTAGAAAGTAAAATTTAGATATCTTGATAATATATAATCTATGTATCAAGTCCATAAAAATTCATGGTATTAATTACATTAGTATAGTAAAACACATAATAGAACATATACgtagaatattttttataaatcctGATCTATAAATCTTAAATGTGGATATATTGAATTCGTTAGATTTTCATGATGAAATTGTAATAAAGAATGATATCATGCGACGTATTTTGATACCtatttgataattagattagaGATTaccaaaatatataaatttttagtttttatGTATTTTTGTAATTTATATCATATCCAATAGTTTGGATTTTGAGTTTGGCTAGCCATATttgaagatttaaatttttttcaagtatTTTGAGACACTAAGACATATCATTGTGTCTCAATTAAAGGAATTCAAACAGAAAACCTCCGTCATTAAGGGTGCAATTGCTAAGTTATATATTAGTCGCTGCTATGTAAGCTTCAAACGGGCATACACTCACAAAATAGTTAATTTTATCATCATGAGCAAGTTGAGTGCAATTATTGTACAAATTATCGCTTTCTATTCCATGCAATGATGTCGaaactataattttttagtttagATTGATGATTGTCCTTAAAAGTGGTAGATAAACATCATCAATGTGAAGAGAAAATCATTTAATAAAGACCTTGCTCAAATGTTTTTTCTTAAACATCTTCAAGTTACAAGTGTTGAATCCTATCTAGTTTGTAAGATGGGAAGGAATATAGCCTAAAATAATGAAGTCATGTTAGAAGGATGTCATGTTTGATACATGCTCTACTTGTGCGGCCGACAGATCGCCTCTCCTATGCAATTGAAGATTGACACATTATCACACAAAATTACATCCTATTTACACTAGATACATGAGTAAATCCAATAAAGAGTGACTTTAATTATGGTGCTTCGGCATTGTAATAGCCCACCTCATTGAAATGCAATAATGACATCATGTGTTACTGGAAGGATTCCAGCTCCATGTTCAGAAACTTCCCCATTTGGACGATGAGGTAGGGCTACCATTGGTCAAGAAACAATATTCCCAACCATCCAATCAGGGTGAACCATGAATTTGCTTTTGTTCAGGACACAGAGAAATCCAATATGGTGGGCTGTGGGTAATATGAATGCCTTGACTAGCTCACAATATGTacatctctatcttttttttctttggtccATTGTTTCATTATGTACAAAGCTCTGCTGATCAAACTTTATCATATTACTTATAAGGCTTAGATTGTATCTTTCATACGAAAGAAGAATTAATCTTTTTTCATGATGTTAACCATTAGATTATATTTCGCATAGCTCTCAAAGCACTCAAATCTTTTTCTTTCATCCACTATATAAATGTTGAAGTAGACATTGCAAGATTTCACGATTGATATGGCAAAAGAAAGCGGATCATTCCTTCGTGCGAAAGATACAACTCAAATCCTTACTTATATCCTTGACAAATTTCATGCAGGTTAAATGAAGGACTTTGTCTTCTTGTTTACTGAAAGAAAATAATTGGGCCCATTTTTCTGACTTTTAGAAGTTCCATTAGCTTTATGAAAACATTGGGTGATTCACATGGCACAGTGGGGGGTCTTCCCCTCCCTTTTTCCTTGAAGAAATAGGAACATAGCATTGAAAACTATCAGTCTAGCAAAGACATTAATACAATGTTGTCGACTAAATAATCATTTGTTAGTCGGTCCAGCAATAATTATGGCATGCTTGAAATAAGAAACTCACATTACAAGATTTTAATCAAAGGTTAAAAAGCCAGTTTAAACACCATTTATAATTATGGCATGCTTGAGATTTGGGAAGTTTGTGAACCCAAATCTAGAGGCGTCACCATTAATATCCCCGTCGTTTGATCCTACGTCCACTTATTTGATGTTAGTCTCCCTAATCATCGTTAAATCAGTACGCTTTGTGGAATTTTTAAAGCTCCCCTGCTCGCATATTGAGGAAAACTCATTAAACTCCCTGCCTACCTGTGCACAGGGAAACCTCTTTGGCCCCTCGCTTCTCCCCATAAATTATATGTGGTCAGAAACACACGCGCACACAACTCTGTTTCGCCACATTTATTTCACCAGCAGGCTTTCAACTCCCTTTCGTGGTCTCAAAAGTCATCGTCCAAAGACTTTTGTCAAGAATCCTATGTTTTCCATTCATGAAAAGAACCCTAAGGGCTTCCTGCGTATGTTTATGATACATCATAAAGTATACCTTAGTGCATCTTTTAGGATCTACCATGGAGGGAGAGTCTACGTACAATAACCACGATCCTCTACTGTATATAGATGGCCACCATTAAAAGGTGGACAACTATTAAATAATGTGAGTCTTATTTGATGACCATTCATTTTCTAATGACAACCATCCATGATCAGATAGTACTTTACAGTGTTGCACGTACACTTCAGAAGATCCATGCTCTATCCTATCACTGAGAAAAACCAGCAAGGCATTAAGTCTTAGTGCAATCAGTTACTTGGCTTACTATTCTTTTTCtcgaaagaaaaatatttttgcctCCTATTCTTCCTCAACCACAATCCTCTGCAGTATATAGATGGCCACCATTAAAAGATGGACAACCATTAAACAATGTGAGTCTTGTTTGACGGCCATTCATTTTCTAATAACAACCATCCATGATCAGATAGTACTTTACAATGCTGCGCGCACACCTCAGAAGATCCATACTCTATCCTATCACTGAGAAAAACCAACAATTAGTTCATTTGCTATTACTCTATTGTCATGGTAATTTTATATTATGTAAGCTGTTAGCAAGATAAAATTTTCTTCACCTGGGATATCCAATTGGATGCTAAACTTAATCATGACCCCAGTGT includes:
- the LOC105054456 gene encoding cyclin-dependent kinase inhibitor 4, which translates into the protein MGKYMRKAKVSGEVAVMEVSAQSSLGVRTRARTLALQRLQTPSTPDSSSYLELRSRRLEKPPPPAPKEDTANPNNPSHRTGAREANSGSVGSVSLRSCPNSNSNSQKGSAPPPVEVLDASLDAEVSFGENVLEVEARDRSVRETTPCSLIKDSETIGTPGSTTRPTNSTATNRRMQNPMRRSIPTTHEMEEFFAGAEQLQQRIFTEKYNFDPVNDHPLPGRYEWVKLDS